A region from the Benincasa hispida cultivar B227 chromosome 10, ASM972705v1, whole genome shotgun sequence genome encodes:
- the LOC120088728 gene encoding uncharacterized protein LOC120088728 gives MEQQKEKPSTAANPPISSCRKKKNKEATFLEDLKDHMDEFIHASMDEHKSCFRKTINKMFRMSKVVADKNSETSGVESSLPLRTTVFE, from the exons ATGGAACAACAGAAAGAGAAGCCATCAACTGCTGCAAACCCACCCATTTCTTCTTgtcgaaagaaaaaaaacaaagaagctACATTCTTGGAGGATTTGAAGGATCACATGGACGAGTTCATTCATGCATCAATGGACGAACACAAATCATGCTTCAGGAAAACTATCAACAAG ATGTTCCGTATGTCAAAAGTTGTGGCAGATAAGAATTCAGAGACAAGTGGAGTTGAAAGTTCTCTGCCTCTTCGAACAACAGTATTTGAATAA